CATTTTCGCCGGTCCTGTGTCGGCCTACGGTTTTTAAGAATCCAGTTGATTCACGACTCTTCATTCATAACGCCGCCTCATCACTTCAAAGTGCAAGATTTTCCAGAAAAATGTCGGAAAAATTTACTTTATTTAACGGCGTGAGATTATGATGAAATCATTCATATCAATAACCAAACGGCATATATTCAACACAACATCCCGATATTATGTACAAAAAAAAACAATGCCCGACTAGCCATGCCAGCTGTGCTTGTCGACATCTTTTACATTTTTAACAGAAAAATAAAATCGCTTCCAAATTATATATACAATATCAGACACATCCGTATTGGACTATTTTTTGCTGTTTATTTTTAAAAATTTTGACGAAAGGAGGCTTAAAAAATCATGAAAAAAATTACAGTATTCTTGTTTTTATTCGTTTTGGGCTTAGCAGCCTCGGCCTCTGCAGCATTACTTACCGTTTATTCCAACGATTTCGACGGAAACGTAGCAGTTTCATCTGGCGTTATCGCTAATGACATCCTCGTCCCTGGCGTTAGCGAGGCGGAAAGCATTCAAGGCTTGCCCAGTCCTTTTTCCGGCAACTTATTGAGAAACACGACGACCGGAAATCCGGCAAGCTATACGACATTAAGCTTGGGAAACCTTCCGACGCATGACTCGATCGATATCAACTTCCTTCTTGCCTTCATCGATTCATGGGACGGCGCATCTGTCGGACCATACAGCCCTGACTTCTTCAACGTGAATGTCGACGGCATCATGATCCTCCAGCTGTCATCGAATAATGTGTCCGGCGGCGTGGAACTGGGCTTTGATCAATATGGATGGTGGACGGAGTATCCCGATCGCGCAGTCGATCTGGCTGCGGAATCGTTGCTGACCTTGGCCCATACCGCATCATCGCTGACCATCGATTTCTATGCCGGTGGGAGCGGATGGCAGGGAGGAGACGACGAGTCGTGGGGCATGGATAATCTGAGCGTGGTCATCAATACCAACGGCGCCCCAAGCACAGTCCCCGAACCCGGCACCATGGCGCTCGTCGTAGCGGGCCTGATAGGGTTGATCGGCGCCACAAGAAGAAACCGCCGATAACCCCGTCCATCATCAATCAGGCAGAAGCCGAGTTCAAAATACTTCCAGGGCCTCTAAGCAAAAGGGCTACTCCGACACAGGAATAGCCCTTTTTTGAATGGCGCGCAGATCAATCGCAACTTGCGATCTTGCCCCGCTGCAATTTTTGTTGATCAAGAGTATTCTGACAGCGGCTACCGCATTGAAGTTACACGACAACTCCTGAAAACAGCGGGCATCGCCAGGCTATTCCACGGTCACGGATTTGGCCAGATTCCGGGGCTGGTCCACGTCCTTGCCCAGGTAGACGGCCATTTCATAGGCGAAAAGCTGCACGGCCGGCAGCACCAGGAAACTCTTCAGCGGCCCCCAAGCATCGGACAGAACCCAGGGATTCTCCACTGCGGGCGCGGCTCCGGGATTGACCAGGGCGATGATGCGCCCGCCCCTGGCCTGCACCTCTTGCAGGTTCGAGGCCACCTTTTGCAGCAGCTCGTCGCCCAGCGCCATGGCAAAGGTCGGGAAATGCTGGTCGATGAGCGCGATGGGGCCGTGCTTCATTTCGCCGGCGGCGTAGCCTTCGGCGTGGATATAGGAAATCTCTTTAAGTTTCAGCGCGCCCTCAAGGGCCAGGGGAAAGTTCTGTCCCCGTCCCAGAAAAAAGAAGCTGCGGGCGTCGGCGTATTCCTGGCTCAAGGTCTTGGCCTTGTCGCGGATGGTGGGCAGTTCCGCCTCCAGCTGATCGGGGAGAAGGGGCAGGTCGTGCAGGCAGCGCTCCAGAATTTCGCCCTGCAACACGCCCTTGCGCACGCCCCAGGACAGGGTCATGAGCAGCAGCAAAACCATCTGGCTGCACATGGCCTTGGTCGAAGCAACACTGATCTCGGGCCCGGCCTGGGTGTACACGACCTGATCGGATTCGCGAGCGATGGAGGACCCGACCACGTTGCACAGGCCAAGGATGGACACGCCCGCCTCGCGGGCGATGCGGATGGCGGCCAGGGTGTCGGCGGTCTCGCCGGACTGGCTGATAGTCAGGACCAGATCACCGGGCAGAAACACGCTGTCGCGGTAGCGGAACTCCGAGGCGATCTCGACCTGCACCGGGATGCGGGCCCAGGACTCAAGCACATACTTGGCCCACAAACCGGCATGGTACGACGTGCCACAGGCCACGATGGTCAGACGCTGCGGAACGTCCAGGGCATCAAGTTCCGGCAGCACGACGCGCCCTTTCTGGATGCGACCGGTCAGGCAATCGCGGATGACCTTGGGCTGCTCGAAGATTTCCTTGAGCATGAAATGCTTGAATCCGTCTTTCTGGGCGGCCTGCACATCCCAGGAAATGTGTTTGACCTCCTTGACCCTCGGTTCCAGGGTCAGAGAGTCGAAGACCTGCCAGGAAGCGGCGTCGATCTCCACCAGTTCGCCGTTGTCCAGGAAAACCACCTCGCGGGTGTAGGGCAGAAAGGCGGGGATGTCGGAGGCCAGGAAATTCTCACCCGTGCCGATGCCCATCAGGAGCGGGCTGGCCTTGCGGCTGGCCCAGATCTTTCCGGGATGCTCGCGTGAAAGCAGGGCAAAGGCATAGGCTCCGTCGACCCGGGACAGGGCCCAGGAAATGCCCCGGCGCACGTCGCCGGCCAGCTCCACGCCCTTGGCGATGACATGCACCAACACCTCGGTGTCCGTCTCGGACAGAAAGACATGACCTTCGGCCACGAGTTCCGCCTTGAGCTCCGCGTAGTTCTCGATGATCCCGTTATGAACCAGCGCGAATTTCCCGTCACCATCCATGTGCGGATGGGCGTTACGCTCCACGGGCAGGCCGTGGGTAGCCCAGCGGGTATGCCCGACGCCGCAGACCGAGGACGCGGTGTCCAGGCCCGCGATCTTGCAGTCCAGCGCCCCGAGCTTGCCCTCGGCGCGAATGACCTTGAGCCCCTGCGGCTCCTCATAGGCCACTCCGGCCGAATCGTAGCCCCGGTATTCCAGACGTCGCAAACCTTCGACAATGGCCGGGATGGCCGGCCGGTGCCCCGTGTATCCGATGATTCCGCACATGCTTATTTCTCCAGTTCGAGCCGGGCTTGTTTCCAGAATTCGGGCCAGCCGCGCAGCAGCTCCCGCAGGGCCAAACCGCGATGACTGCGGCTGTTCTTGACCTGCGCGTCCATCTGCGCGGCGGTCATGGCCAGTTCCTCGTCGAAGAATACGGGATCGTAGCCGAACCCCGCCCCGCCCTGCGGAGCATGAGCCACCCGGCCATGCCAGGCCCCATGTCCGATCAGCTCCCGGCCGTCTGGGGTGGCCGCCAGCATGACGCAGGCGAAATGACAGCCGCGCCATGGGTCCACAACGTCCTTCATGGCATCCAGAAGCTTGGCCACATTCTTCTCGTCCGTGGCCCCTTCGCCGCTGTAACGGGCGGAATAGACGCCCGGCGCCCCGTTCAGGGCGTCCACGACCAGGCCCGAGTCATCGGCCACGGCCACCAGCCCCGTGGCACGGGCCACGGCCAGGGCCTTGATGCGGGCGTTGTCCTCGAAGGTCACGCCGGTCTCGGGTATTTCGCCGATTTCCGGAAAATCGTTCAGGCCGAGGACGCGCAGGCCCGGATGCAATTCGGCCAGCAGGGCCGAAAGTTCACGTATCTTACCGGCGTTGCCGGTGGCGAGTACAATGGTGTTCATCTGTATCCGTCACGAAAGGTCATAGAGTTCAAAATGAAATTCGGCCAAATCGGCGTGCAGCATGCGACCGGCCAGACGCAAAGAGCCCGTGGTCAGATACTGCACGGTTTCCGCCGCTTGCAACGCGGCGGCCAGGCATGCGGCCGGAGCCAGGCTGCCCAGGACATGCTCCGCGTCCTTGTCTGAGGGATCGGTCCACATGCTGGAAATACCTTTCTGCCCAGGCAGTTCACTGCCGACCAACGCCGTCCATCCGGCCACGGCCGCACTCACGACCGGAATCCCGGCCAGACATGCGGCTTCGTGCAGGGCCAAGCGCGGGGCGATGCCTCCCAGTGCGTCAACAACCACATCAACGTCGGTCAGTACACCCTGCAGATTGGAGGCGTCCAAGAAAAATTCAAACGCTTCGACCTGCACCAGCGGACAGGTTGCCCGTACCCGTTCAGCCCCGGCCCTGGCCTTGTTGCTTCCCAGGTTCTGGACCGTGGAAAGCAGTTGGCGGTTCAGATTGCTGTCCTCGAACCCGTCTCCGTCCGCGACCACGATCCTGCCCACTCCGAAGCGGGACAGCAACTCCAGCACATAACCGCCGAGTCCGCCCGCCCCGGCCAGCAGAACCGTGGCGCCCATAAGTCGATTCTGCTCGGAAATGGACAGGGAATGCAGGTTTTTCAAAAACGGCAGAGGCACTACCCCCTCTTCCATCGCCCCTCTTGCGCCCTGGGGCAGAGTCAACCCGTGATCCCGGCACAGCTGACGCAGTTCTTCAAATCCGACAGTCCGAACCCGGCGCGAGGCGTTCTCCGAGGCCAAAGCCTCCAACGCGACTCGAAAATCCTTCATCCACCACCTACCGCCGGAAAAATACCCACCTGGTCTCCGTCGGCCAGCGCCGCTTCCAAGCTGCTGTTCCTGCTGTTGACAAAAACAAGCTTGATATCGCCGACTTCTAGTCCAAGAAGCGGAAGCATGGCCTCTACCACGGCTCCCTGCTGCAGATCGAGAAAGCCGTCCGGCGGGGTATGATCGGCAAGGGTGGCAAAACATTTGACGCGCACACGCATAATGGTCCCCCTGACAAACGGTCAATAATCGCTACGGTTCCGTTTCCTATAAGAAGAAGCATCTTTTATGACGCAAGCCCCTGGAGTCAACATATTTAAGCCGCTGTCGTGCTAAAAGACCCCGCCCGGCCTCACTCCAGGATGATTTCAAGCTTCTGCCCCGGCACATTGCCCTTCAGCTCGGTCAAAAGCCCGCGAATGGTCCCCGTGACCAGCCGGTCCAAAAAAGGATTCAGCGCCAGACGCCGGCCCCCCACTTTGACACAGAGCTTGGCCTGCATGGCCACGCAGAAATCCGCGTCGGCCTCGCCGATCACGATTTCCCGCGCCAGGGCCAGGCAGGACTCCCGGCCGCAGGCCCCGCAATCAAGACCGGGCAGAGAGAAGGACCTGCTTTCCACCAGCGTGGCCAACTCCGCGACGGAATCGGCCTTCCGCACTCCGGGCAATACCCCCGGCCCCCAGGATGCCAGCGCCAGCCCGTTATCCAACTGCGACTCGTCTTCGTCCGTGCCAAGGACCACAATCCGCGGCAGCCAGGTCAGCGACTTGCCGCCTTCGACCAACACTATCTCCGCATCCAGCAGAGGAAATATATCTTGCAGTTGCCGCGTCGAGTTCCAAAGCAAGGTCGTTATTTTGGGGCCGATCCCGGCAACGCTGACGCACTCCTGCGCAAAACGGGATGTATCCGTCCCATCGAGATCCAGCCCATGGTGGGTAAACTTGACCGCCGCTACCTTACGACCCCGCTCCGTCAATTCCCGGGCAAGCTCGAGCACAAGAGTCGTCTTACCTGATTTCTTGAAACCCACCACTGAAACAGCCTTGAACATTGCGCCTCCGTCTTTGACAATCCTTCGTTCATCAATTACCCAATTCAATTTTCCCATGCGCATCGCCGCAAGTCCCGCCCCTCTGCAAACGGAGCCTGACTCAAGGCACGCATCCCCCATCCCATTCGTCAAGGACAGATATTTTCTATGTCTAAAATTCAGAAAATTAAAGGCTTTTCTGACCTCTTCAGCCCGGAGAGCACGGTTCACACCCTGATGGAGAACCTGGCCCGCCAGGTGTTCGGCACGTATGGATGCCAAGAGGTGCGCGTGCCCATCCTGGAAAAAACAGAGCTCTTCGCCCGCTCCATCGGTGAAGAGACCGACGTCGTGCAAAAGGAAATGTACACCTTTGCCGACCGCAAGGGCCGCTCGCTGACCATGCGCCCCGAAGCCACGGCCGGAGTGCTGCGCGCCTTCATCGAATCCGGCCAGTGCGGGGCCGAAGGCACGACCAAGCTCTTCGCCTGTGGCCCCATGTTCCGTTACGAGCGTCCGCAAAAGGGCCGCCTGCGCCAGTTTCACCAGCTCGACGTCGAAGTTCTGGGCACGGACGCACCCCAGGCCGACGCCGAGGTCGTGCTCATGCTCTGGACCTTTTTGATCAAGCTCGGCCTTAAAAACCTGAGCCTGGAACTCAACTCCCTGGGCTGCCCCGAATGCCGGCCGGTCTTTCATCAGCGTCTGCGCGACTTTCTGGCCACCATCGACCACGCCCAGCTCTGCGAAGACTGCAAGCGCCGGGCGCAGACCAACCCCCTGCGCGTGCTGGACTGCAAGGTTCCGGCCTGCAAGGCCCTGGTTGAAAACGCGCCGAGCATCGCCGAGTCGCTCTGCCCCGGATGCGACGAACATTTCGCCCAGGTGCGCGACATTCTGGACAGCGCGAAACTCCCCTATCGCCTGAACGACCGTCTAGTACGCGGCCTGGACTATTACCAGCGCACCACTTTCGAAGTCGTCTCCGGCGAAATCGGCGCCCAGACCGCCGTGGCCGGCGGCGGCCGTTACGACGGGCTCATCAAGCAGCTCGGCGGTCCCGACCTCCCCGGCATCGGCTTCGCCTGCGGCATGGAGCGTCTGGCCCTGCTTTACGGCCAGGCTCAGATCCCGGCCCCGGACTTCTATCTGGCCGTGCTCGACTCCCGCGCCCTGAATACAGCCCTGCTCCTGGCCCAGCGCATGCGCGAGCGGGGCTTTTCCGGCGAGGTGTCCTTCGAGGCCCGCAGCATCAAGGCCCAGATGCGCCAGGCCAACAAGCTCGGCGTCAAGACCTGCCTGATCCTGGGGCAGGACGAAATGGAGAAGGGCCAGATCGTGGTCAAGGACATGGCCACGGGCGTGCAGAAAAATATCGGCCAGGATGATCTGGAGCAGGCCCTGGGCTTTCGCAAGCCGTAAGTCTTTACACACACTGTTTGCAGCTTATCGTACTCAAGCGAGGAACATATATGGATGACAAAAACACGGAACTCGGGATGGACTCCCTCGGCGGATGGCGCAGAACCCACACCTGCGCGGACCTCGGACCGGAGCAGCTGGGCCAGGAAACCTGCCTCATGGGCTGGGTGCAATATCGACGCGATCACGGCGGGCTGATTTTCATCGACCTGCGCGACCGTCACGGCCTGACCCAAGTCGTCTTTTCCCCCGAGGTCGCTCCCGAGGCCCACGCCCGCGCGCATGTACTGCGCACGGAGTTCGTGCTGGCCATCAAGGGCATGGTCCGCCCGCGCCCAGGCGACATGGTCAACTCCAAGCTGGCCACGGGCGCCATCGAGGTCTATGTCACGGAGTTCAAGCTCCTGAACACGGCCAAGACCCCGCCTTTTCCCATCGAGGACCGCGTGGACGTGTCCGAAAACCTGCGCCTCAAATACCGTTTTCTGGATCTGCGCCGCAAGGCCATGGCCGACAACCTCATTTTGAGGAGCCGCGTCTCCCAGTCCGTGCGCCGCTATCTGGACGAGCTCGGGTTCCTGGAGATCGAGACCCCGGTGCTGACCAAGTCCACCCCCGAGGGCGCGCGCGACTTTCTGGTGCCCAGCCGCGTCAATCAAGGCCAGTTCTACGCCCTGCCCCAGTCGCCCCAGCTCTTCAAACAGCTCCTCATGTGCGGCGGGATGGACCGCTATTTTCAAATCGTCAAATGCTTCCGCGACGAGGACCTGCGCGCCGACCGCCAGCCCGAGTTCACGCAGATCGATATCGAGATGTCTTTCGTGGACGAGGAACAGGTCATGGAAATGGCCGAGGGCATGATGGCCCGCGTCCTGCGCGAAGCGCTCGGACAGGAGCTCGCCCTGCCCATCCCGCGCATGAAGTACGAGCAGGCCATGGCCCTCTACGGCGTGGACAAGCCCGACATCCGCTTCGGCCTGACGCTCACCGACGTGACCGAAATCGTGCGCGGCTCGGAGTTCAAACTCTTCGCCACGGCAGCCCTGATCAAGGCGTTGCCCGTGCGCGGCGGCGGCGAACTTTCGCGCAAGGAGATCGACGACTACACCGAATTCGTCAAAATCTACGGAGCCCAGGGGCTGGCCTGGATCAAGATCAAGGAGGACGGCTGGCAGTCTCCCATCGCCAAATTCCTGAGCGATGCCGAGCGGGCCGGACTGACCGAAGCCCTTGGCCTTGAGCCCGGCGACATCGTCTTTTTCCAGGCCGGCGCGCCGGAAATGGTCAACAGCGCCCTTGGCAACCTGCGCCTGAAGCTTGGCGAGCGCTTCGGCCTAATCCCTGAAGGCACCTTCGCGCCCCTGTGGGTCACGGATTTCCCGCTCCTGGAGTGGGACCCCGAGGCCAAACGCTGGGTGGCCATGCACCACCCCTTCACCGCGCCCAAGGACATGGGCGCCTTGGCCACCGACCCGGGCCAGGCCGTTGCCCGTGCCTATGACCTCGTGCTGAACGGCACCGAAGTCGGCGGTGGCTCCATCCGCATCCACAACCCCGAGACCCAGCAGCAGATGTTTTCCGCGCTGGGCATCAATGAAGAGGAAGCGCAGGCCAAATTCGGATTTCTGCTCGACGCCCTGGTTTTCGGCGCTCCGCCCCATGGCGGCATTGCCTTCGGCCTGGACCGTCTTATCATGCTCCTGACCGGAGCCAAATCCATCCGCGACGTCATCGCCTTCCCCAAGACCCAGAAGGCGACCTGCCTCATGACCGAGGCCCCGTCGGCGGTCGAGAACACGCAATTGCGCGACCTGGGCCTGCGCCTTAGAGAAAAGCCCAAAGAGTAAACATCATGCCCAGATCTATCATTACATATCCCCATCCGGTGCTGGCCAAAAAGGCCGCGCCGGTGACAGAAATCACGGAAGAAATACGCGCCCTGGCCGCCGAGATGGTTGAAATCATGTACAAGGACAAAGGCATCGGCCTGGCCGCGCCGCAGGTGGCGGAAAGCATCCGCCTCATCACCGTGGACCTGAGCGGCCCGGACAAACGCGAAGACCCGCACATCTTCATCAATCCGGTCCTGTCAAACCTTGAGGGTGAAGTGGAATCCGAGGAAGGCTGCCTGTCCGTTATCGGCTACCGCACCACGGTGAAACGAGCCGAAAGTCTGCACCTCTCAGCCACGGATCTGGACGGCAACCTGGTGGAGATGGATGCCGACGACCTCATGGCCATTTGCCTGCAGCACGAAGTGGATCACCTTAACGGCGTATTGTTCATCGACAAGATCAGCAAACTGAAGCGCACCCTGTACGAGAGAAAACTCAAAAAATGGCTGAAAGAGAAAAACGAAGAGTAAAAGTCGTGTTCATGGGTACGCCGGATTTTGCGGCCGTGTCCCTCAAACACCTTCTGGACTGGGGCGGCTGCGACATCGTGGGTGTCTATTGCCAGCCTGACCGCCCCTGCGGCAGGGGGCAGGTCTGCACGCCGCCACCCGTCAAGCTGCAGGCCATGGAGGCGCGGCTGCCCGTGTTCCAGCCCTTGAACTTCAAGGATCAGGCAGACGTGGACCAACTGGCGGCCCTTGAGCCGGACCTGCTCCTCGTCGCGGCCTACGGGCTCATCCTACCTCAATCGGTACTGAACATTCCCAGGCTTGGCGCCATCAACGTGCACGCCTCACTTTTGCCCGAGTACCGGGGCGCGGCCCCCATTCAGCGCGCCATCATGGACGGACGCCCCGTGACTGGCATCACCATCATGCGTATGGAGGCGGGCCTGGACACCGGCGACATCCTGCTGCAGCGCAGCCGCGCCATAGGCATCATGGACACGGCCCAGACTCTGCACGACGAACTGGCCGAGATGGGCGGCAAGCTTCTGGTCGAGGCCCTGGAAAAAATGGACCAGGGACGCCTCGTGCGCATTCCCCAGGACCACGCTCGGGCCACCTATGCCGCAAAACTCTCCAAGGAAGAGGGGCGCATCGACTGGAACCAGCCCGTGCTGGCCGTGCACAACCGCATCCGCGGTCTTTTTCCCTGGCCCGGTTCCTGGTTCGATTGGAGCGGCATGCCCGGCAAGACCCTGCGTCTGACCGTACACCCCGGCACTATCGGCGATCCCCTGCCCGAAGGCGTGCAGCCCGGCGAAATCCATGGCGTGGCCGATGACAGCGTGCTCATTGCCTGCTCTGATCGCCTGTACGCGGTGCCGGTCATCAAGCCCGCGAACAGCAAACCCCTGCGCGGCCGCGAGTTTTACTGCGGCTATCTGAGCCGCTGCTCCGGCGACCACCTGCTCAAACCCGAACTTGCCTGCCCGGGCGAATAATCCCATGGCCAGTCCCAGGAGCGCCAAAACCAGTAGCCCTTTGGAACAGGAAATCCGGGATTCCTTTCAGACCCGCAAGCGTGTCTTCATCGGTCTGATCACCGGCTCTTCGGTACTGATCTGCCTTTTTTTGGCCATGGTCTGGTTCATCCCCTTTGTCGGGCTGACCACCATCCATCCCGCCGCGCCCTGGATTTTCGGTTTCATCACCGTCGCCCTGATCCTGGCCATCGGCTGGGCAGCCCTGGCGCTGGTTTTAAACATCCTGCTCGGCCGCCCCGTACTCTTCGCCAAACGCCTGCGCGGCATCACGGTCAAGCTCTTTTTGCCACTCATGACCCTGCTGGGCCGCTTTGTCGGCATCCCGAAGCAAACGGTGCGGGCCTCCTTCATCAAGGTCAACAACGAACTGGTCAGGGGCGAAGGACACCGTTATCCGGCGGACAAGATCCTGCTGCTCATGCCGCACTGCATCCAGAACAGCCGCTGCAAGTTCCGGCTGACCTACAACATCGACAACTGCAAGCGCTGCGGGGACTGCGCCCTGGCCGGGCTGCTCGATCTGCGCGACAAATACGGAATCAGGCTGGCCGTGGCCACGGGCGGGACCATCGCCCGGCGCATCGTGGTCCAGCACAGGCCCAGGCTCATCATCGCCGTGGCCTGCGAACGCGACCTGGCCAGCGGCATCCAGGACACCCATCCCCTGCCAGTTTACGGAATCCTGAATTCCCGCCCTTTCGGCCCCTGTCTGGACACCGACGTGGCCCTGGACCGGGTCGAATGGGCCATCAAAGAGTTTCTGGCATGAGTACGCCCTCGGCCCGGCGCCTGGCCCTCGACATCCTGCGCCGCACCCTTGACCACAAGCAGGACCTGCAGGCCGCCGTGGACGAAGTGCTGAACCAGGTCCAAGCAGGACCCGACAAGGGGCTGGCCACGGAACTCGCCTACGGCTATCTGCGCATGCGCGGGCGCATCGATTTTCTTCTCTCCCAGTTGCTTAAAAACCCGGTCCAGACTTCTCCCATCATGAAACGCATTCTCGGCGTGGCCATGTACGAACTCCTTTTCCTGAGCCGCATCCCCGATTACGCGACCCTGGACTGGGCCGTCACCCTGGTGCGCGATCGCCTGGGCCAGACCATGGGCAAGGTGGCCAACGGCGTACTGCGGAGCCTCTTGCGCCTGGGCTTGTCCGTGCGTTTCGAGGAGTATTACCAGACCAAGACCGCCGGCCATGACCAGTTTCTGTCAGCCTGGTACTCCTGCCCGCAGTGGCTGGCCCGCATGTGGCTGAACAGCTACGGCAAGGAACATACCCAGGCCTTCCTGCAGGCGACACTGAGCGCCCCGCCGCTGGGGGTCAGGATAAACCGCGCCCATGCCCAGGCAGCAACGCTGCGGAAAAATTTGCAGCCGCTGCAACAGGATTCCTCAAACTGGGGGTTTGCCCTGACGCAGTGGCCGGAGTTTTTGCAGCACGCCGTGGCCGAGGGAGCGGCGACCCGTCAGAGCCTTGCCGCCCAAAAAATCATGCACTCCCTCGGCGTGGAGCATTGGCCGTCTCCCGTGCTCGACGCCTGCGCCGGTCGCGGCGGCAAGACGTATCTGATGTCCGAGCAGGGCAAAAACGTCTGGGCATCGGACGTGAATGTCTTTCGTCTCAGGCAGCTCAAGGCCGAAGGCGCGCGACTCGGCTTTGACATCCCTGCATTCCGGAGCCAGGGGCAAGGCCCCTATCCCCTGCGACAGACGCCCCGCACGATATTTCTCGATGTACCCTGCTCGGGTCTCGGCGTTCTGTCCCGGCGGCCGGATATCAAATGGAAACGGACCGCTGCCGATTGCGCAGGGCTCGTCAAGCTACAGGAAGAAATTCTGCAGGCCGCTGCCGATCTTCTCACGTCAGGAGGATGCCTGGTCTACGTGACCTGCACGCTGAATCCGGAAGAAAACGAAAAGCAGATCGAACGTTTCGCAAACGTCCATCCTGAGTTCTCACGCCTGCGCCAATCCCAGAGCGAACCGGCGGAAGGGCTGGGAGAATTTTTCTACGGCGCGGTCCTGCGCAAAAAATGAACACGGGTCCGTCCCGGGACCGCCTGCCACAAAAGAACGGCCACGACCCGCGTGACGTCAACCTGAAGGATTATTCGATATGGAAGTAAAAGACAGTAACGGCACGCCGCTCAAAGCCGGGGATTCGGTGCAGGTCATCAAGGATCTGAAGGTGAAGGGATCTTCCGTAACGCTCAAGCGCGGCACGGTCATAAAAAACATCCGCCTCTCGGACAGCGAGGACGTGATCGAATGCAACGCGGACAAGGTCAAAGGCCTTGTGCTCAAGACCTGCTTCCTGAAAAAGGCCTGACCGGCGGAGGCACAGCCTCCGCTTTCGCAACCCCTAAGCCGTGGCCGCGGCCCGGCGATGGAACTCCTTGACCAGGATCTTTTCCAGGCATTCGCGGCAGATATCGGTATTATTGCTGTTCTGGAGCTTCATCTCGATTATCGGATTCAGCTTGCCCATCTGTCCGCCCAGGCGGGTCAGGTTGGCCGGGTCCTCGATGACCAGGGAGTACCGTTCCTCGTAGATTCCGTCCTTGAGGCCCAGGATCTCCTTCCCGCAGATGTCGCAGAATCTTTTGATCATTCTTCCCCTCCTTGGGAGTGCTTCGATAGCGGGAGGCATTGGTCGGAAAGACATGGATTCCCGCCTGCGCGGGAATGACATCAGCGCTGTGCGTCACAACCGCCTCTCCACCGACTGATCATTTTATGCACGGCATGACCGCATGTCATGACGTCATCCACGCAAAGATCGACTGCTCATTCCATGCGCGTCATGACCGAATGTCGTGACGTCATCCCCGCGAAGGCGGGGATCCACTCTTTTTTCAGAACATCACGCATCCCGAACATCGTCAGCCATCAAACCTTGAGCGTGCCCCGGTAGTCATCCCATGACGCGATGCCCAGGGACTCGGCCAGCACGCGCACCTCTTCGACCAGGCGGAAGGCGTTGTCCGGACGCATGAAGTTATACGTCCCGACCTGCACCGCATGCGCCCCCACCAGGATGAACTCAAGCACGTCCTCGGCGCTGACGATGCCGCCCATGCCAATGACCGGCACATTCACGGACTGCACGACCTGATGGACCATGCGCAGGGCCACGGGCTTGATGGCCGGGCCGGACAGCCCTCCGACCACGTTGGCCAGGCGGCTCTTGCGCGTGCGGATGTCCACGGCCATGCCCGAAAGCGTATTGATGAGCGAGAGCATGTCCGCCCCCGCGTCCACGGCCGCCTTGGCGATGACGCGCACGTCGGTCACGTTGGGGCTGAGCTTGACTATGACCGGCTTGCTTCCGGCCCGCTTCTTGACCGCGCCGACGACAGCGGAGGCCATATGCGGGTCCTGACCGAACTGCACGCCGCCTTCGCGCACGTTGGGGCAGGAGATGTTGA
This DNA window, taken from Desulfomicrobium sp. ZS1, encodes the following:
- the def gene encoding peptide deformylase, yielding MPRSIITYPHPVLAKKAAPVTEITEEIRALAAEMVEIMYKDKGIGLAAPQVAESIRLITVDLSGPDKREDPHIFINPVLSNLEGEVESEEGCLSVIGYRTTVKRAESLHLSATDLDGNLVEMDADDLMAICLQHEVDHLNGVLFIDKISKLKRTLYERKLKKWLKEKNEE
- the aspS gene encoding aspartate--tRNA ligase → MDDKNTELGMDSLGGWRRTHTCADLGPEQLGQETCLMGWVQYRRDHGGLIFIDLRDRHGLTQVVFSPEVAPEAHARAHVLRTEFVLAIKGMVRPRPGDMVNSKLATGAIEVYVTEFKLLNTAKTPPFPIEDRVDVSENLRLKYRFLDLRRKAMADNLILRSRVSQSVRRYLDELGFLEIETPVLTKSTPEGARDFLVPSRVNQGQFYALPQSPQLFKQLLMCGGMDRYFQIVKCFRDEDLRADRQPEFTQIDIEMSFVDEEQVMEMAEGMMARVLREALGQELALPIPRMKYEQAMALYGVDKPDIRFGLTLTDVTEIVRGSEFKLFATAALIKALPVRGGGELSRKEIDDYTEFVKIYGAQGLAWIKIKEDGWQSPIAKFLSDAERAGLTEALGLEPGDIVFFQAGAPEMVNSALGNLRLKLGERFGLIPEGTFAPLWVTDFPLLEWDPEAKRWVAMHHPFTAPKDMGALATDPGQAVARAYDLVLNGTEVGGGSIRIHNPETQQQMFSALGINEEEAQAKFGFLLDALVFGAPPHGGIAFGLDRLIMLLTGAKSIRDVIAFPKTQKATCLMTEAPSAVENTQLRDLGLRLREKPKE
- the fmt gene encoding methionyl-tRNA formyltransferase, which produces MAEREKRRVKVVFMGTPDFAAVSLKHLLDWGGCDIVGVYCQPDRPCGRGQVCTPPPVKLQAMEARLPVFQPLNFKDQADVDQLAALEPDLLLVAAYGLILPQSVLNIPRLGAINVHASLLPEYRGAAPIQRAIMDGRPVTGITIMRMEAGLDTGDILLQRSRAIGIMDTAQTLHDELAEMGGKLLVEALEKMDQGRLVRIPQDHARATYAAKLSKEEGRIDWNQPVLAVHNRIRGLFPWPGSWFDWSGMPGKTLRLTVHPGTIGDPLPEGVQPGEIHGVADDSVLIACSDRLYAVPVIKPANSKPLRGREFYCGYLSRCSGDHLLKPELACPGE
- a CDS encoding DUF116 domain-containing protein encodes the protein MASPRSAKTSSPLEQEIRDSFQTRKRVFIGLITGSSVLICLFLAMVWFIPFVGLTTIHPAAPWIFGFITVALILAIGWAALALVLNILLGRPVLFAKRLRGITVKLFLPLMTLLGRFVGIPKQTVRASFIKVNNELVRGEGHRYPADKILLLMPHCIQNSRCKFRLTYNIDNCKRCGDCALAGLLDLRDKYGIRLAVATGGTIARRIVVQHRPRLIIAVACERDLASGIQDTHPLPVYGILNSRPFGPCLDTDVALDRVEWAIKEFLA
- the hisS gene encoding histidine--tRNA ligase, coding for MSKIQKIKGFSDLFSPESTVHTLMENLARQVFGTYGCQEVRVPILEKTELFARSIGEETDVVQKEMYTFADRKGRSLTMRPEATAGVLRAFIESGQCGAEGTTKLFACGPMFRYERPQKGRLRQFHQLDVEVLGTDAPQADAEVVLMLWTFLIKLGLKNLSLELNSLGCPECRPVFHQRLRDFLATIDHAQLCEDCKRRAQTNPLRVLDCKVPACKALVENAPSIAESLCPGCDEHFAQVRDILDSAKLPYRLNDRLVRGLDYYQRTTFEVVSGEIGAQTAVAGGGRYDGLIKQLGGPDLPGIGFACGMERLALLYGQAQIPAPDFYLAVLDSRALNTALLLAQRMRERGFSGEVSFEARSIKAQMRQANKLGVKTCLILGQDEMEKGQIVVKDMATGVQKNIGQDDLEQALGFRKP